The Clostridiales bacterium genome has a window encoding:
- a CDS encoding NAD-binding protein codes for MEGNGTDIDLLIFAGAKNADILVASTSDDNTNIMIAQIAKQIFRINRVIARIYDSSKQIAYNGMDIVSICPVTLSTNEFKRIVLCKESEKI; via the coding sequence ATAGAGGGTAATGGCACAGATATTGATTTGCTGATATTTGCAGGTGCCAAAAATGCTGATATTTTAGTTGCATCGACTAGCGACGATAATACCAATATTATGATAGCTCAAATTGCAAAACAGATTTTCAGGATAAATAGAGTGATTGCCCGAATATATGATTCCTCAAAGCAAATCGCTTATAATGGCATGGATATCGTGTCTATTTGTCCTGTAACGTTGTCGACAAATGAATTTAAAAGAATTGTTCTGTGCAAGGAGAGTGAGAAGATATGA